Genomic DNA from Gossypium hirsutum isolate 1008001.06 chromosome A01, Gossypium_hirsutum_v2.1, whole genome shotgun sequence:
tgacatgagtgacgctgcctcaaacgcggagcctatttttgagcaagaagtgtgtttagagggatcccacgactttgaaaatgacgaagattatgatgcatctccggacttgttaagaatggtggaacaagaggataagcatatcctacctcatagggaatcattagaaatagtgagcctagaggatggaaaggaggtgaaaattagaactgaaatcaccgcaaagacaaggcaagacctattaatttgctccgagagttcaaagatgttttcgcgtggtcgtaccaagatatgcctgggctaagtactaacattgtggtgcatcgtctgcccataaaggaggattgtaaacccgttcaacagaagctcaggagaatgagacctgacattgtgttgaaaataagagaagaagtcaaaagacaatttgacgctggattcttacaagaagtcaagtattcggattgggtagccaacatcgtccctgttcccaaaaaagatggaaaggtacgaatgtgtgtggattatagggatttgaacaaggctagtccaaaggacaactttccactgcctcacattgatactttggtagataacacggcgggctattcattgttttctttcatggatggtttctctggatacaatcaaataaagatgcatcctggggacatgaggaaaaccacattcattaccttatggggaacactctgttacaaggtaatgcccttcggattgaagaatgcgggagcaacatatcaaagagctatggtgactttgtttcacgacatgatgcacaaggagatcgaagtctatgttgacgatatgatcgcgaagtccagaacggaagaagagcatgttcaggtcttgaaaaggttatttttgagattaaaaaatttcagctcaagcttaacccggccaaatgcacgtttggagccagatcagggaagttattaggcttcatagttagcaaaaaggggatcgaggttgacccagacaaagtaaaggcaatacgagatttacctctcccgcgcactcagaaggaggttcgaggcttcctagggaggctgaattacattgctcggtttatctcacaactgacagagaaatgtgatccagtattccggctcttaaagaaacataatccgggtgaatgggatgaagagtgtcagagggctttcgataagataaagcagtacttggctaatactccagtcttatcacctccaagtccagataggccattgatattgtatctaacagtgttggagaattccatgggatgtgtattgggccaacatgatgagacgggaaagaaagaaagggcaatatactatctcagtaagaaatttacagattgcgaaatgaggtactcatcaattgagaagttgtgttgtgctctaatctgggcaacccgacgactgaggcagtatatgttgtatcacacgacttggctgatttcaaagttagatcctttaaagtatatgatggaatcgactgctttgaacgggagaatggctagatggcagatcttgctctcagaatttgatatagtatatgtcagttagaaggccataaagggaagtgcaatagtcgatttcctagctagtagagccttggaggactatgaatctttgaatttcgattttccaaacgatgACTTGATGTATGTgacgaatactgaagaaaatcctcaaatggatcacgtatggaagttaaatttcgatagagcttcaaatgctacgggtaatggagttggggcagttttggtatccccaagtggagatcattatcctgttgctagcaagttggacttcgattgtacaaataacatggcagaatatgaagcatgtattatgggcattcgtgcagccattgaacggaacattaaagtactgagagtatacggggattcagcgttggtgatataccaactcaaaggggagtgggaaactagagatcctaagctaatcggttatagaaaactagttcttgaattggctgaggagtttgacgatatcaccttctattacctcccacgggaggaaaaccaaatggctgatgcattagctactctagcttcgatgattcaggtgaataggcttgaggcaatgaggcctgttcagatgagtatctctgagaccccggctaattgctgcaatattgaggaggagggaaaagatgattgtccttggtatcagagtatcctacaatatgtgaagaatcgggaataccctgatcaagcgacagagaatgacaaaagaactctgagaaagatagccattgaatatgtcttagatggagaaatgttatataaaagaaggaaggatcaagtactgttaagatgtgtggatgctgtggaagccaagaaaattttggaagaagtccatgagggtatttgtgggacgcacgccagtggtttcatgatggccagacagatcatgagatttgggtactattggcccaccatggaaggagattgtattgatcatgccaggaagtgccacaaatgccaaatttacggagacaaaatacacgcgcctccttcacctcttcacgtcatgacctctccttggccgttttccatgtggggtatggatgttattgggccaatatcaccaaaggcttctaatgggcatcgcttcatcttcgtagtaattgattactttaccaagtgggtggaggctgcttcatatgcaaatgtcacgaaagcagtagtcagcaaattcttgaagaaggaaatcatttgtcgatatggaatgcctgagaggatcatatccgacaatgcgatgaacttgaataatagcacaatagctgaagtttgtagcaaatttaaaattaagcatcataactcatcgccttatcgtcccaaaatgaatggtgcagtggaggcggccaataaaaacattaaaaggattgtggggaaaatgactgaaacctacaaggattggcatgagaaattatcatttgctctccttgcctatcgaacatctgttagaacttctactggggcaacgcctttttctctggtttatggaatggaggcagtattacccattgaagttgaaatcccttctctacgggtgttatctgagttACAGTTGGataaagccgattggatccaatctcggtacgatcagttgaacctaatagaggaaaagaggctaagagctattcaccatgggcaaatgtaccagaaacgaatgatgcgagcctataataaaaaggttcgcccccgagaatttcgtgaaggggacttggtactaaaaaagattcttcctatgcaaaaagattttagaggaaaatggatgccaaattgggaaggcccttatgttgtaaagaaggccttttctggtggagctttgatcctatgcgagatggatggcaaaagtttaccaaatcctataaacgcagactccgtcaagaaatacttcacttgaaagaaaggggaaccaaagtgaaaacccgtgaagggcgctttgcttcctaaaaaaaaaaaaaactttggggaggctaaggtgaaaacccgtaaaaggcactttgagaccaaagagggcttgagtcgaaaacccgaaaaaggcggCTCAAGTactgggcaggattggaacatcaggatttgagcggatcaaattttgatcgggggCATATGATTATCTTGCTTTACTTgaaccaataagaaaggatatgcaacgtcttggaacatggacagagtattgcagatctcctgaacacatgtcaaactcagaagggtcttcggaaagtttgtacagagaaactcaagctgcgataattggggcacctagttcttatgtgtattcttgaaaatacattcttttattttctttctttcttcctttctttttgtgaaaacgcacattctcaatccacttctttgttaaccttctttcgccatctttgatgttttattcgagttatgatcagaactagctttattcttatccattgttatgatctttttgcaaatatgttgcataggaataatgattaacaaactaataaaactttcaggaaagaagttttgcacattactctggaaaatttctaaataatatagggacctgaaatatgactattgtttagaaaataccaagtttaaaaggtgaaatatctaagaaggaagagtctaagttaaagactatcctttcagattttgttgtctaaacattgattgaacaaaatgacaagatgtcgtgttacaaagcttaaatgaacaagcaagcaatgatcatcaggcaataggaagaggttacctcggagaagagagccttcacttgcgcataagactttggtacgacaccttgagaatagtgtaggaaaccagaacggttcagatcctatatccccgaattgtgataaaagaggacagaggaaaagccacatatttctacccttagattactgtgagagaatgatggtacaaattttggcatcccagtggatataactttgaggtttacaatggggacagtctggctaaatgtttcttcagaaaaaaaaaatcagtcaagcgagaaggcgttgcagcacgtcagtcacaaagccttagtaaacttcgagtaatgacaacctaagcgagatcattctcggaaaaataaaattctgcattcatgcaaacaccattcacatatgtctagttaggagcatttgtttcattttgatcatgtatcctaatcattaggcataattaggtttattatacaggtcttatctccctgagattatagtggaacagaccaaagaatttcagatcctatctccctgagattacagtggagcggattaaaataaaagatcttatctctctgaagttacagcagagtagatcgcatcaggtcttatcacCCTGAGGTTACagggagtagaccgaagaatttcagatcttatctccctgaggttacagtggagcagattgaagccagagatcttatctctctgagattacagcggagtagattgaagctagtaatcctatatctctgaagttacagtggagcggattaaaataaaggatcttatctctctgaagttacagtagagtagatcacatcagattgaagccagagatcttatctccctgagattacagtggaacagaccgaaaaatttcagatcttatctccctgaggttacagtggagcagattgaagccagagatcttatctctctgaaattacagcggagtagattgaagctagtaatcctatctctctgaagttacagtggagcggattaaaataaaggatcttatctctctgaagttacagtagagtagatcacatcagattgaagccagagatcttatctccctgatgttgcagtggaacagactgaaaaCATAAATTTCGTTCCCTTGCGaagaagattaaagctacaaatcagACCTTCCTGAAGTAAAGtagagtggattgaagcaacaagGCACAGTGGACGGAATGAGGCTACCTGAAGAAGAGAAGTGTCAaaaaagtcaagactcggcaagaccgggcaaaattggcccttttgatgtctttgctctattctcgttacacgaaaatgagcaaagagggacaGCTGTAAAAgtccatttttgcccgggcccataccaacaaaataacccaaataataaaacccaaaacctaaaatcaacCTAGCCCAACATCCAAGCCCAATCCCAAAACCCTAGACTCCCACTTGCCTCTTCCCATTCTCCCAtgttgtctgccaccagcaccacTCCCACTCTCCCATGCTGTCTGCCACCACCATGCCTTTTGCCGCACCTGCAAACAAGCAAaggaaaaggacaaaaaaatagagcaataaacattaacagaatattgtatttttggctataaaaagccacaaGCAAAATCGGACCAGGaggggaaaaaaaagagaaacaaaaaaaaggaggGGGGGACTTTTGTAACAAAAAAAGAGAAGATTCggcttttgaaaaaattgaaagaaataaaaaagggggcTTTAGAAGGTGATTCACCTTgttttttttcgttttctttatttTCGTTCTATTTCGGTTTTTCTATagtatttctttctcttttttattatcattcaatcaacacacatatatataagataaaaaaataaaagtaaaaaggagTTTACCTGTTTCCGGCGGCGGTGGAAAGAGGAAGAACCGAAAGGTCTCTTTCGATTTCGGCCCTTTTCGCCGGGATTTCAGCTTTTCTAACCCCAGATCTGGACTCTATTCGCAAAAAGGAGAAAAAGTGAGCTTTTTTTGGTTTTCCGGCCACCGCGAACGGCGGCGTCGTCGCCGGCGTCCGGCGTCCGGCGACCGGTGCGGTGGCCGATGGCCGGCAAAGGGGGCTCTTCCTCTCTTTTTACGGACACAAGAACAATAAAAACATGAACTTTGAATCGGAGAAGTAATTTTCGtttctttatttttgtgtgtttttacatctagtttgatttctttttatttctttctacttacgaaaataaaaacaaaagaaataaggaGAGGAGAAACTCACCGGAGTTGGCCGTGACCGTGCCACCGGGGTTTCTCTTCCATCGTCGGCCGTCGGTCTTGGTGGCGTGGTGGCACTCAAGGTGTTAAGAAACCCAAGTGTTGGGTGTTTGAAAAAATGGTGGTTTGAAAGAAGGCAGAGCCTTTTTCCTCTAGTAA
This window encodes:
- the LOC121231229 gene encoding uncharacterized protein, which produces MEEKPRWHERKSPLCRPSATAPVAGRRTPATTPPFAVAGKPKKAHFFSFLRIESRSGVRKAEIPAKRAEIERDLSVLPLSTAAGNRCGKRHGGGRQHGRVGVVLVADNMGEWEEASGSLGFWDWAWMLG